The Erigeron canadensis isolate Cc75 chromosome 1, C_canadensis_v1, whole genome shotgun sequence genome segment GGACTGTGTTCATCTGAATTGGTAGTTGCTGCAACCTAAAGCATTTTAAAGTCACATAAATGTGGTTGCAACAATAGTTTCTTAGGAGGAACAATTTGCAACATGGAATCAAACAAACTTGATGTCTTTTGGCAGAAACAAACAATTCAATGTCTTGAGCATGGTGGTGTACCAACTGAGGAGTTTGTTGAAGCATTTAAAGAGATGCTCTCCGGTGCTCGAATCAATATGGACCCAAAGAGGCAATGCCTCCTCCAAACAATTCTGTCTCTGCAAGAACAATTGAAAGAATCTCAGGCCACGCTTGTGCTCGAGCAGGTCGGCACCTGACTTCAgcttataataaatatttagatTGCTCTGAAAGTTTCTTGTCATGTGTTTATTCATGTTATTTTCAAGAGCAAATCCAGTTTCATACATGTATGATCATTTTGTTGACCCAGCAGGCTCTAAAGTATCACTGATATTAAAATCTACCGCCCGGGGTTTAAACATAGTTGAATACCGTGCATAAaccattattattttgataaaaaggGGAGGGCACTAATTTATTCATTCGTTTGGTATATTTCCAGGAAAAGTCTAAGTTTGCGACAAAAGAAGCTGACTTGGCTAAAGTAGCATTGCTATGCCGTATCTGTTTGACCAATGAAATAGGTGTGACCATGGTTCCATGTGGTCATTTGCTATGTCATCCATGCTCATCTGCTGTCTCCTGCTGTCCAATCTGTGGAGTTCAACTTTCTACAGTAATGAAAATTTATCGACCCTGATGACAATAAGTGTTCAAAGATGTTTCCTACCCAATTGTTTCTGGTCTAAGTTGGTCTTGTTACAAACCAAAATATGTGTTTATCTACCACATAATTAGATTTACCTATTTCTTCTCTTTCTATTATTTGAGTTGATTTAGTTATTGGCGACAATCAGAATAGGGATTATCACACAGCAGCCATAGAGATTTAAGTTGGTGTTTGGAGTGCTTTGTAAGCATGTGAGGATTGTAGTATAGTTGGAGTATGCTAatctttaataaaaattgtGATTTGATGTTCAAAGAAAAGCTATGCTCTTCCTATATGGTCCATCAATGCCTAGCATACTTTTGGGTCCTTGTCTTCTCTCAAGGCAATCAAagaaacaaaatgttttttgttCTTCCGCTGAAGCTAACTACCAAGCCTTGGCTGATAAGACAAGAAGCCCAATAATCAAACAAGGATGCTATTCAAAAGTAACCATGCTCAGATTATTCAGTTGAAGAGATACTGTCGGGCGCTGGAATCAGAATGGACACTGAGATGCATTACCTCCACCAATCAACTTAATCTCTGCGACAACAGTTAAAGGAATCCCCAGCTGCACTTCTGTTTGAGCAGGTCTACATGTTACTAATTTATATACAGTAGTTTGCGTCAAGATAAGTCTCCCTTTTGACTTTTAcaaaatatttgatgaaaggTTCATTTAACCAATATATTAGTCAATTTGTTACTCCTTTTTGGGTTCTGCTTGAAAAGGTATTTTGAATGGAAAATCGTATTATTATCACTAAAATTCTGTTGAAAAGGTATTTTGAATGGAAAATCGTATTTTATTATCACTAAAATTCTATTCATGAAGCGCACATATATATGGTTCATGTGTTTATATCTGGTATTGATAATAACAAAACCAGTTTTACACATGGAGGATTGTTTTGTGCTGagccagttggctctcaaagcTTACTAAAGTTACCAACTATTGGGTTTTAACAACACTTCTTAATATATACTCACAAGTGAAACCAAAATCTCCCCACCCAGCCAACCATGGAATAAAACGATCAATGTATCAACCGTTACCCCACTCATACCAAGTGCTGCTTAGTACTAGAAGTCTAGAACCATGTGCTACAGGATGATATGATTATCTATTGTTAGGGAAATTTTAATGTATAACAGGGGTACAGGTATGAGAAGCCTGGGGGTATAAATAAGTACTGATTTTCATATCTTGTCGCATATTTCAGGAAAAGTCAGAGATGGAAACAAATGAAGCTGACAAAGCTAAACCAGCTTTGATATGCCGAATATGTTTAACCCATGAAATAGATTTTACTTTGTGGTTCCCTGTGGGCATCTGCTATGTTATCGATGCTTATCAGTTGTCTCCCACTGTACTTTTTGTCGAGTCCAACCTTCAACAACAATCAAAATGTGTAGGCCTTGATGCATTGAAGTGGTAAAGATCTCACGGATGTAGCGCATTAATGACCAAGCACATGAAATCAGCCTACCAAGTTATTTGGGAAACAACATATTTACTAGGATCATTATTTTGAATATTGATGATTATATGGTTACCAACACATGTTCCCTATCGATGTGATCTTGACCAAAATCTGGCTTTGACCTATATTCTTCGACATGTACATCATGCTCTTCCAGCACACAACACAGTTGTGTTACATGGTAAATGAGCATTGTATAGTTTAGTGTAAAAATAGCTAGTAGTTAATAGCTGAAGGGAATAAAATAACTTGGTTAGTAAAGTCTGTAGAAGTTAGTGTATAAAGATAATTGAGGCAGTTAATGAGAAGATTAGACTTGATTTGATAAAACTATCTTCTTCTCTCAATACAGTTTCTCTCCTATCAAATACTATGAGAGCAAGGTG includes the following:
- the LOC122589978 gene encoding E3 ubiquitin-protein ligase MYLIP-B-like, encoding MESNKLDVFWQKQTIQCLEHGGVPTEEFVEAFKEMLSGARINMDPKRQCLLQTILSLQEQLKESQATLVLEQEKSKFATKEADLAKVALLCRICLTNEIGVTMVPCGHLLCHPCSSAVSCCPICGVQLSTVMKIYRP